Proteins encoded together in one Planctomyces sp. SH-PL14 window:
- a CDS encoding efflux RND transporter permease subunit: protein MRIWELCIQRPIFTLMLVSAPVVMGLAAYPRLGVDLFPNVDLPTTVVTTTLKGAGVEEMETSVTKLIEETVNTISGIDELRSATKEGFSQVIIQFDLFKDGDIAAQEVRDKVSSILSQLPVGTDPPLIDKFDLDASPVMTLAISGKRNFREVTEIARKQIKENLETVGGVGAVTLVGGLKRAINIYIDTDKLVGFRLSADDVRQALIRQNLELPGGRVDQGSKELVLRTMGRLDKSADFDELIIADRGGFPVRVKDIGRVEDSFEEPRGLSRLDGDNAVSLIIQKQSGKNTVEVVHAVKARLASIRDTLPADIQTVVIRDQSRFIEASIEEVQFHLLLAAVLVSLTILLFIRDWRTTIIATLAIPTSMVPTFACMYYMGFTLNNITMLGLILAIGIVIDDAVVVHENIFRHMEEEGKDAMEASNSATAEIAGAVVATTISLLVIFIPVAFMEGRVGRFFNSFGFTVGFAIMASMFVSFTMTPMLCSRFLVLEKGHKTSKEGFFTRIIDGSYLAILRFSLRHRWVIILATVLTLLSTPVIFGMIGKDFVPKDDQSEMEIAMTLPEGYTLERGDKVLKEIEERLKKLRGVTHVFTIIGDTTGRVAKGQGDVTQANIYCRLVDLKERDYSQFDVMNDARLLMRDYPDLRSAVQEVSAIQATGFRQVDIDLNLVGPDFDVLQSYADKIMDYMRKSGHYVDIDTSLSISKPELRVQIDRERASDLSIPVRTIASTLGILVGGEPVSKYKEADEQYDVWLRAEKNFRDDPTSVDTMTIPSEKVGLVRLSNVAKLEPALGPTTINRYGRMRQLVVIGNLKGIALGEGIEELDRFVRTLNLPTGYHHEFIGRAKLLRESNSNFLVAFLLSFLFMYMVLAAQFESLVHPITIMLALPLTLPFAFLSLWLLRTNLDVYAIFGLFMLFGIVKKNGILQIDYTNVLRGRGMERDAAIMEANKTRLRPILMTTLMLIAAMVPIALGQGPGAGSRASMAKVIIGGQALSLLLTLLVTPVAYSLWDDFTAIIRRRLSVARPQPLAAAEGST, encoded by the coding sequence ATGCGTATCTGGGAACTCTGCATCCAGCGTCCGATCTTCACCCTCATGCTGGTCAGCGCGCCGGTCGTGATGGGGCTCGCCGCCTACCCGCGGCTGGGGGTCGACCTGTTTCCGAACGTCGACCTCCCAACGACGGTCGTCACCACGACCCTCAAGGGGGCCGGCGTCGAGGAGATGGAGACCTCGGTAACGAAGCTCATCGAGGAGACGGTCAACACGATCTCCGGGATCGACGAGCTCCGTTCCGCGACGAAGGAAGGGTTCTCCCAGGTCATCATCCAGTTCGACCTGTTCAAAGACGGCGACATCGCCGCCCAGGAAGTCCGGGACAAGGTCTCGTCGATCCTGAGCCAGCTCCCGGTCGGGACCGATCCGCCGCTGATCGACAAGTTCGATCTCGACGCGTCCCCCGTGATGACGCTCGCGATTTCCGGGAAGCGGAACTTCCGCGAAGTGACCGAGATCGCCCGCAAGCAGATCAAAGAGAACCTGGAGACGGTCGGCGGCGTTGGTGCCGTGACGCTCGTGGGGGGACTCAAGCGGGCGATCAACATCTATATCGATACCGACAAGCTCGTCGGCTTCCGCCTCTCGGCCGACGATGTCCGCCAGGCGCTGATCCGCCAGAACCTCGAACTCCCCGGCGGCCGCGTCGACCAGGGCTCGAAGGAGCTCGTGCTGCGGACGATGGGACGGCTCGACAAGTCGGCGGACTTCGATGAGCTGATCATCGCCGACCGGGGGGGCTTCCCGGTTCGGGTCAAGGACATCGGCCGGGTGGAAGACTCCTTCGAGGAGCCCCGCGGCCTGAGCCGCCTCGACGGCGACAACGCCGTGAGCCTCATCATCCAGAAGCAGTCGGGCAAGAACACCGTCGAGGTGGTCCACGCGGTCAAGGCCCGCCTGGCCAGCATCCGCGACACGCTCCCCGCCGACATCCAGACGGTCGTCATCCGCGACCAGTCCCGGTTCATCGAGGCGTCGATCGAAGAAGTCCAGTTCCACCTGCTGCTGGCGGCGGTCCTCGTCAGCCTGACGATCCTGCTGTTCATCCGCGACTGGCGGACCACGATCATCGCCACGCTGGCGATCCCGACTTCGATGGTCCCGACCTTCGCCTGCATGTACTACATGGGCTTCACGCTCAATAACATCACGATGCTGGGCCTGATCCTGGCGATCGGGATCGTGATCGACGATGCCGTCGTCGTGCACGAGAACATCTTCCGCCACATGGAGGAAGAGGGAAAGGACGCCATGGAGGCGTCGAACAGCGCGACCGCCGAGATCGCCGGCGCCGTCGTCGCCACCACGATTTCGCTGCTCGTGATCTTCATCCCGGTCGCCTTCATGGAAGGCCGCGTCGGCCGGTTCTTCAACTCGTTCGGGTTCACGGTCGGCTTCGCCATCATGGCAAGCATGTTCGTCTCGTTCACCATGACCCCCATGCTCTGCTCGCGGTTCCTGGTCCTCGAGAAGGGACACAAGACGAGCAAGGAGGGGTTCTTCACCCGGATCATCGACGGCAGCTACCTCGCCATCCTCCGGTTCTCGCTGCGCCACCGCTGGGTCATCATCCTGGCGACGGTCCTGACGCTCCTCTCGACGCCGGTCATCTTCGGGATGATCGGGAAGGACTTCGTGCCGAAGGACGACCAGAGCGAGATGGAAATCGCCATGACCCTCCCCGAGGGCTACACCCTTGAGCGGGGCGACAAGGTCCTGAAGGAGATCGAGGAGCGGCTCAAGAAGCTCCGCGGCGTGACGCACGTCTTCACGATCATCGGCGACACGACCGGCCGCGTGGCGAAGGGCCAGGGGGACGTGACGCAGGCCAACATCTACTGCCGGCTCGTCGACCTCAAGGAGCGGGACTACTCCCAGTTCGACGTCATGAACGACGCCCGCCTCCTGATGCGGGACTATCCCGACCTCCGCTCCGCCGTCCAGGAAGTCTCCGCCATCCAGGCGACCGGGTTCCGACAGGTCGACATCGACCTCAACCTGGTGGGCCCCGACTTCGATGTCCTGCAGTCGTACGCGGACAAGATCATGGACTACATGCGGAAGAGCGGGCACTACGTCGACATCGACACCAGCCTCTCGATCAGCAAGCCGGAACTGCGGGTCCAGATCGACCGCGAGCGGGCCTCGGACCTCAGCATCCCGGTGCGGACGATCGCCTCGACGCTCGGGATCCTGGTCGGCGGGGAGCCGGTCAGCAAGTACAAGGAGGCGGACGAGCAGTACGACGTCTGGCTCCGGGCCGAAAAGAACTTCCGTGACGACCCGACGAGCGTCGACACGATGACGATCCCGTCGGAGAAGGTCGGTCTCGTCCGGCTCTCGAACGTGGCGAAGCTCGAACCCGCCCTGGGACCGACGACGATCAACCGCTACGGGCGGATGCGGCAGCTCGTCGTGATCGGGAACCTGAAGGGGATCGCCCTCGGCGAAGGGATCGAGGAGCTCGACCGGTTCGTCCGGACGCTCAACCTGCCGACCGGCTACCACCACGAGTTCATTGGCCGGGCGAAGCTCCTGCGGGAATCGAACTCGAACTTCCTGGTCGCGTTCCTGCTCAGCTTCCTGTTCATGTACATGGTCCTCGCGGCCCAGTTCGAGAGCCTGGTCCACCCGATCACGATCATGCTGGCCCTGCCGCTGACGCTGCCGTTCGCCTTCCTCTCGCTGTGGCTCCTGCGGACGAACCTCGACGTCTACGCGATCTTCGGACTGTTCATGTTGTTTGGCATCGTGAAGAAGAACGGCATCCTTCAGATCGATTACACGAACGTCCTCCGGGGCCGGGGGATGGAGCGGGACGCAGCAATCATGGAGGCCAACAAGACCCGCCTCCGTCCTATCTTGATGACCACCCTGATGCTGATCGCAGCAATGGTCCCGATTGCCCTCGGCCAGGGGCCGGGCGCCGGATCGCGGGCCAGCATGGCCAAAGTCATCATTGGTGGACAGGCGCTCTCCCTGCTTTTGACTTTGCTGGTCACTCCCGTGGCGTATTCGCTCTGGGACGACTTTACGGCGATCATCCGCCGCAGGCTGTCTGTGGCCAGGCCGCAGCCGCTCGCCGCCGCGGAAGGGTCGACCTAA
- a CDS encoding RNA polymerase sigma factor — translation MAFTDVDRRLLKQCISRAPGGWEAFIDRFLGLFLHVIKHTASARSVALTSDDVDDLCSEIMLMLLQNDFAVLRHFRGKASLSTYLVVIARRVVVRELIQRKQAEALGHVAAHNNAMDAAGNISEVQRIENSDEVKLLMGVLGPSDSEIIRKYHLEGRSYRQISEELGIAENSIGPTLKRARDRLREINVRSRV, via the coding sequence GTGGCCTTTACAGACGTCGACCGCCGTTTATTGAAGCAGTGCATCAGTCGGGCTCCCGGAGGCTGGGAGGCCTTCATCGACCGCTTCCTGGGCCTGTTTCTCCATGTCATCAAGCACACGGCGAGCGCCCGCAGCGTGGCGCTGACGTCTGACGACGTCGACGATCTCTGTTCCGAGATCATGCTGATGCTGCTCCAGAACGACTTCGCCGTCCTGCGGCATTTCCGCGGGAAAGCGTCGCTCTCGACCTATCTTGTCGTCATCGCCCGCCGAGTCGTCGTCCGGGAGCTGATCCAGCGGAAGCAGGCCGAGGCGCTCGGGCACGTCGCCGCGCACAACAACGCGATGGACGCCGCCGGGAACATTTCCGAAGTCCAGCGGATCGAGAACTCCGACGAAGTGAAGCTGCTGATGGGGGTCCTGGGTCCCAGCGACTCCGAGATCATCCGGAAGTACCACCTCGAAGGCCGCAGCTACCGGCAGATCAGCGAGGAGCTGGGGATCGCCGAGAACTCGATCGGCCCGACCCTCAAGCGAGCCCGCGACCGCCTCCGCGAGATCAACGTCCGCAGCCGGGTTTGA
- a CDS encoding prolipoprotein diacylglyceryl transferase, with the protein MRPVLLLFFLDSPWAIWKHDPAQGLSGPGLAVVVSVFALAYLAFARLRYGRVPEEDRPPLVFAGIVVGLLTVHSVLGMHLLPRSFPLFGYGVSVLIGVLSALWLTRRRALKSGKDPELVMDLALWIVVGGVLGGRIAYLVQFRNQVFMPGMGLAEALFAAINLTAGGLVLIGALVGGTAAMFAFSRSRQISFLDVADLVIPSVFVGVGFGRIGCLLNGCCYGDPTSMPWGICFAPNTLPFKALVADGVLPSNAVATMPLHPTQIYSALDGFFEAAVLSWFFWRRRRVGEVFILACLMYATSRFLMEFLRGDSPGVFGTPLTISQVYSLGIFGAGVAMWVFLSLRPAPPATTTAAAPTPPSPPPALPHPTR; encoded by the coding sequence ATGCGTCCAGTCCTCCTCCTCTTTTTCCTCGATTCCCCCTGGGCGATCTGGAAACACGATCCGGCGCAGGGGCTGTCAGGGCCCGGTCTGGCGGTCGTGGTGTCTGTCTTCGCTCTGGCCTATCTCGCGTTCGCGCGGCTCCGGTACGGCCGGGTTCCGGAGGAGGACCGTCCGCCGCTCGTCTTCGCCGGGATCGTGGTGGGCCTCCTGACGGTCCACTCCGTGCTGGGGATGCATCTGCTCCCGCGCTCGTTCCCCCTCTTCGGCTATGGCGTCAGCGTTCTGATCGGCGTTCTCTCGGCCCTCTGGCTCACGCGCCGGCGTGCGCTCAAGTCGGGCAAGGATCCAGAACTGGTCATGGACCTCGCCCTCTGGATCGTCGTTGGCGGCGTTCTCGGAGGGCGGATCGCCTATCTCGTCCAGTTCCGCAACCAGGTCTTCATGCCCGGCATGGGGCTCGCGGAGGCCCTGTTCGCAGCGATCAATCTCACCGCCGGCGGACTCGTTCTGATCGGGGCTCTGGTGGGCGGGACCGCGGCGATGTTTGCGTTCAGCCGTTCTCGGCAGATCTCATTTCTCGATGTCGCCGATCTCGTCATTCCATCGGTCTTTGTCGGCGTCGGCTTCGGCCGCATCGGCTGTCTGCTGAACGGTTGCTGCTACGGCGACCCCACGTCGATGCCATGGGGGATCTGCTTCGCTCCAAACACACTGCCGTTTAAGGCGCTTGTGGCTGATGGCGTCCTCCCGTCCAATGCTGTCGCAACGATGCCGCTCCATCCGACGCAGATCTACAGTGCCCTCGACGGCTTCTTCGAAGCGGCTGTCCTGAGCTGGTTCTTCTGGCGTCGGCGGCGCGTCGGCGAGGTGTTCATCCTGGCGTGCCTGATGTACGCCACGTCCCGCTTCCTGATGGAGTTCCTGCGAGGCGACTCGCCGGGGGTCTTCGGAACGCCGCTGACGATCTCGCAGGTGTATTCGCTGGGGATCTTTGGAGCCGGCGTGGCGATGTGGGTCTTCCTCTCGCTCCGCCCCGCACCGCCGGCCACAACGACCGCCGCGGCTCCGACTCCCCCTTCGCCTCCACCAGCCCTTCCGCATCCGACGCGGTAA
- a CDS encoding DUF1553 domain-containing protein encodes MTHDTRHRLLQLLDLLVDDQATPEQIAQIEELVLADRDAQSLYFDYLCLHGNLAWDAALGVASPEPVPAVAQTTGWRRSRLVRAGATVASAAAVLLAVLLVRPAGVLGPAPVAVDTPNPKTNGPGTPDPAGDGSSGTAKVIPSVPMIPPIHIAGANTPATTSNPPSAPETVSPPATPAVRTDVVSVVGLIDTHLNAGWTLSGVTPSKRADDAEWVRRVYLDIAGHIPDVAAVDAFLADRREDRRERLVNELLAGSDFARHFATQWTNLLVGRSSNKPVDRVSLARFLRRQFHENRPWSETVGQLLTAEGTEQENGASAFLLAHLNNEAVPATAITSRLFLCTQMHCMQCHKHPTTGASQDEFWGFNSFFQQTSVAERDEVNPQTGQRQKVRALVNDPSGSGPTFYEDLRGVVRVAYPKLESHEVDSRAGVNRRQELARLLADGDRPQLARAMVNRMWNHFFGRGFTTPVDDMGPHTPVSHPELLDELTAAFVASGYDVQQLIRWICTSSAYQLTSEFGTDNQADEPSEGVTPLFSRMYVKPLSAEQMFDSLLVATNAHRSVSWNEVETRRQAWLDQFYAAVDNDENAEVSTFDGSFAQTLMMMNGDLIRQAVSGQPGTSLYEVLNEPGGEAEKIRRLCQTALSRQPTPRELSRLVELVRKYRKEGRQPVEVALNEGLSDVLWAYLNSSEFAVNH; translated from the coding sequence GTGACCCACGACACCCGCCATCGCCTGCTGCAGCTGCTGGATCTCCTGGTCGACGACCAGGCGACCCCGGAGCAGATTGCGCAGATCGAGGAGCTCGTGCTCGCGGATCGCGACGCCCAGTCGCTCTATTTCGACTATCTCTGCCTGCACGGCAATCTGGCCTGGGACGCCGCTCTCGGCGTCGCGTCCCCCGAACCGGTCCCGGCCGTAGCCCAGACCACCGGCTGGCGCCGTTCGCGGCTCGTCCGGGCCGGTGCTACGGTCGCTTCGGCGGCGGCTGTTCTGCTGGCCGTCCTGCTCGTGCGTCCGGCAGGCGTTCTGGGGCCCGCCCCGGTCGCCGTCGACACGCCGAATCCCAAGACGAACGGCCCCGGCACGCCCGATCCGGCCGGCGATGGTTCGTCCGGCACGGCGAAGGTCATTCCCTCGGTGCCGATGATCCCGCCGATTCACATCGCGGGGGCCAACACGCCGGCAACGACTTCGAATCCGCCTTCGGCGCCGGAGACCGTTTCGCCTCCCGCGACGCCGGCCGTCCGGACCGATGTCGTTTCGGTGGTGGGGCTGATCGATACGCACCTGAACGCCGGCTGGACGCTCTCCGGGGTCACCCCGTCGAAGCGGGCGGACGACGCCGAATGGGTTCGGCGGGTCTATCTCGATATCGCCGGTCACATTCCCGACGTCGCCGCGGTCGACGCCTTCCTGGCCGATCGCCGCGAGGATCGCCGGGAGCGGCTGGTGAACGAATTGCTCGCCGGGAGCGACTTCGCCCGGCACTTCGCCACCCAGTGGACGAACCTGCTGGTGGGGCGGTCGTCGAACAAGCCGGTTGACCGGGTTTCGCTGGCCCGGTTCCTCCGCCGTCAGTTCCATGAGAACCGTCCGTGGTCGGAGACGGTGGGGCAGCTGCTCACCGCCGAGGGGACGGAGCAGGAGAACGGCGCGAGCGCGTTCCTTCTGGCCCATCTCAACAATGAGGCGGTCCCCGCCACGGCGATCACGTCGCGGCTGTTCCTGTGCACGCAGATGCACTGCATGCAGTGCCACAAGCATCCCACGACCGGCGCGTCGCAGGACGAGTTCTGGGGCTTCAACAGTTTCTTCCAGCAGACTTCGGTCGCCGAGCGGGACGAGGTCAATCCGCAGACCGGCCAGCGGCAGAAAGTCCGGGCGCTCGTCAACGACCCCAGCGGCAGTGGTCCGACGTTTTACGAAGACCTGCGCGGGGTGGTCCGGGTCGCCTATCCGAAGCTGGAGAGCCACGAGGTCGATTCCCGTGCCGGGGTGAACCGCCGGCAGGAACTCGCCCGGCTCCTCGCGGACGGCGACCGCCCGCAGCTCGCCCGGGCGATGGTGAACCGGATGTGGAATCACTTCTTCGGCCGCGGCTTCACGACGCCGGTCGATGACATGGGACCGCATACGCCGGTTTCGCACCCGGAGCTTCTCGATGAATTGACCGCCGCCTTCGTGGCGAGCGGGTATGACGTCCAGCAGCTCATCCGCTGGATCTGCACTTCCTCGGCGTATCAGCTGACGAGCGAGTTCGGTACGGACAACCAGGCGGACGAGCCGTCGGAGGGGGTCACGCCTCTCTTCAGCCGGATGTATGTGAAGCCGCTGTCGGCGGAGCAGATGTTCGATTCGCTGCTGGTGGCGACGAACGCGCACCGCAGCGTGTCGTGGAACGAGGTGGAGACGCGGCGGCAGGCGTGGCTGGATCAGTTCTATGCGGCGGTCGACAACGACGAGAATGCCGAGGTCAGCACGTTCGACGGGTCGTTTGCCCAGACGCTGATGATGATGAACGGCGACCTGATCCGGCAGGCGGTCAGCGGTCAGCCGGGGACGTCGCTTTACGAAGTCCTGAACGAGCCGGGGGGCGAGGCGGAGAAGATCCGGCGTCTCTGTCAGACGGCGCTCTCCCGTCAGCCGACGCCGCGGGAGCTGTCGCGGCTGGTCGAGCTGGTGCGGAAGTATCGCAAGGAGGGGCGGCAGCCGGTGGAAGTCGCGTTGAATGAGGGGCTGAGCGACGTGTTGTGGGCGTATCTCAATTCGAGCGAGTTCGCCGTCAATCACTGA
- a CDS encoding sigma-70 family RNA polymerase sigma factor: MEPPKPVADSGSAPAAPSEQFIQLFTKFQRPLYLFLLSQLGSTQEAEEVLQNTNVVLLTKASQFQLGTSFFAWACQVARFEVLQFRQSRHRDRLRFSEDFMDKIATESEGLSDEWERKRLALEACMARLKPEDRELIRQRYQPGTHGKDLADELERPANSVYQSVGRIRRTLLECMRRRLAAENSP; encoded by the coding sequence GTGGAACCACCGAAACCCGTCGCCGATTCTGGCTCTGCGCCCGCCGCGCCGAGTGAGCAGTTCATTCAGCTGTTCACGAAGTTCCAGCGTCCGCTCTACCTGTTTCTCCTCTCGCAACTGGGGAGCACGCAGGAGGCGGAAGAGGTCCTGCAGAACACGAACGTCGTGCTGCTGACCAAGGCGAGCCAGTTTCAGCTCGGGACGAGTTTTTTCGCCTGGGCCTGCCAGGTGGCCCGGTTCGAAGTCCTGCAGTTTCGCCAGTCCCGCCACCGGGACCGGCTCCGGTTCTCCGAAGACTTCATGGACAAGATCGCCACGGAGTCGGAGGGGCTTTCGGACGAATGGGAACGGAAGCGGCTGGCCCTGGAGGCCTGCATGGCCCGGCTCAAGCCGGAGGACCGGGAGCTGATCCGCCAGCGGTATCAGCCCGGGACTCACGGCAAGGATCTGGCCGATGAGTTAGAGCGGCCGGCCAATTCGGTGTACCAGTCGGTCGGCCGGATCCGACGAACATTACTGGAGTGCATGCGCCGCCGACTGGCGGCTGAGAATTCCCCGTGA